Part of the Benincasa hispida cultivar B227 chromosome 11, ASM972705v1, whole genome shotgun sequence genome, CCACATCCTCGCCCTTCCAGGTCGAGGTGGGCCAAATGGGTATTGTCCTAATTTCGTTTTCTCTCTATTTGTCAGGAACTTTCTCGGGTTTGCGTCTTGTCAGTCTTGGGTCCATTTTTCGAATTAGGTAATAACTCTTTTGGTTTTACTctcatctttatttttttatcatccAAAATTACTCATAACATCCTTCATCACCTTCCTCATTTTAATGGTCAACGAGCACCGATAACGGCAATTTTGACCTTCtttctcatatatatattttgtattttaaaaaaaaaaaactaacggCTCCAAATTTGGAATGGACCAACATCAAATTTGGAAAGAACAAGAttgtgttttcatttttttaaaaaaattaggtcccgtttgataatcatttggttttttgtttttgtttttgaaaattaagcctattttatccacatttcttataataatctacatctttcttaagtataatagttaaattcttagctaaattccaaaaataattttttttttaaaaaaaataacttttttagttctcaaaatttgacttagaaaaaaaaatcaatcattaTAAACTCAGAGACTAAAGATGTTGAGTTTGTAAACTCAGGATCCTAACGAAATCTATCCCAAACatcaagaattaaaaaaatgtatttgttttttttattattatcaaaTAATGTTTAGCTATCTACTATAGGTTTTCTTGATTAAAAAAAGTTATGCGCTATAGTTTTGGAAATATAGCAAAACATGAAAGGTAAGAATTATAAGCACATTGCACATTAGAAATAACAAGGTCGATAgcaaaaaaatgataaaaaaaaaaagtaagaaataAATGAAGTCTCTATTCACTTAAAAATTTCTAACACTACATTAGTATatactctttttcttcttactataattttatttttatagatatattatagattaaattaaattaaatgccCTTATACTCAATCTACTTGTTCAAATAGTTCAAGTTGTAAAGTTCACGGTGATTAAATTGTAAGATTACCAAATATTTCTaactaaattgttaaaattagcACATTTAAGTTTTCACCTAATTAGCACACTTTTTTGAAAATCATAAGAATAGTTTTTATCTGTCCATCATGGATGAGATCGGCAAATCAAATTTTTCTTAGTTATTAATACACACCGAGATTTGCTAAATTTTTAtgtaattcaaattttatgccAAATCTAATATCCTTTccatttttctctaaatttggttatctttactaaatattatatcaaattattacctaatttttcaaatctttaacataatttatgttttaacaattatatgaattttcaaaattccgAATGGATTTttcaattatcaaaatagatttctaaattaattcaacatttttaaattttgggaaagatCAAATTTTACAACAATTAATAAGATTTGGGATATATATACAAATTCGGTGTTAATCTTGCTCGAGATTCTAtcgaaaaaattcaaatatatggAATTTTGGGGTTAATTATGTCTGAGATTAACATCAAGATACATgtaattttttcaaatcataTGCAATCTTTCTAAATCATATACCAACTCTTATTTCTTCTAGAATTTCCTCTTGCAATATTTTCTAAATCTTATATAAAATCTTGCAAATCttacttcaaatttttttaaattgtgtaATATTTGATAGtgtgaattttttaattttaaaaagatttgagaagattacatcaatttttttaCCCAAATCGTGTGTGTAATCTCTCAAGATATAGACCAAAACaatcgaaaaataaaaattttaacacaattgaaaagtaaaatttttaactaaatttcgTCAGAGATATATGAAAAAATCTATTTAAACGAATTTTCGAAAGCTTGGTAATTTTATAAGGTAAAAAATGAAAGACGCacgatttctccttttttttcttcaatgattttttatttccttattattaaatttcaatttttcttagaggattcttattattattaaatttcattGACTTATATTATATCACCATTTATCATGACAATATCTAACCTATCACATCAATAGTTAATGACTGACATATAGTAGGAAAATAATAGGGTAAGTgtaaatgaccaaaatgcccaTGGAATTGTGATTATGAAAAGGAGATTGAAGGGTGTTTTGGTAGTTATAATGGACTAGTACAGATGTAGATACCGGAAAATCAATACCCAACGGTTTCTATAAATTGAGAAGCAAGTCCTCTCAACTAAGGGAACTCACCACCACCACGATTTACCGGAATTCTACGACGGACGACGGAGCGGAAAATGGACTCCTGCCGTATCAGTCAATGGTAGcgattgtaaatattttgtactTTCAACCTCGCTTCTTCCACGGAGTCGGATCAGAGCCGTCGTTTCGTTCTGACCACTCTTCTTCCACCGAGAGACTCACCGGAGCGGTTAATTTCCCGATGAAATTCCTTTTCGAGTTTGTTTCTTGCTGCGTGCCGGTGAACATGTCACGCATAGAGAATCCGGAGGAGACGGAGGCGCCAGGCGTCAAGGAGGTGAGATCTCTAGCTCCGATTACCACCAGAAAACACCGGCGGAGAAAACGAAGCGCGTCGTTGCCTTCAGCGGCGAAACTAGCCGTCGATTGGAAGCCATCGCTGGGAGCGATCTCGGAGGATAAGGTAGTCCTGGTAGTgatggagagagagaaaagcGATGAACAGACGGCGGAATCGGAACGATCGGTGAAAAGAAAGAGCGGATCTCGCGACGGAGAAAGCAGAGGCGTTCACGGCCGTAATAACAGTAACGATTTCAGGTACGTTATCGTTTGTCAGTTCATGAATCTTCCGTATGATTTTCAAAACCGTAAAGATCCGTGAAATGAAAACGACATCTGAAAAGAATTTCtgttattttctctctcttctcttcaGCATCAGGCGAAGTCCAGCAGCGATTCCGGTCGTGATTCCGGCGTTTTCTCCGACTCCGTTCTTGTTCTGATGCAAATTTACACTTCCACTTTCCGATCACTCAAGGCTGTGTAGTATATTatgttatatgtatatatatagttttggtTGCTgtaatttgtataattattaatattatgatCTGAAAACAGAAAGTTGAGATTATTGAGGAAGAAAACTTTGTCCATGAAATTTGTAGCTTGTTTGAGTGCTTTCTTTAATGGGGACTCTCTgcaaatttaaatgtaatttaaatgTTCCCATTTTTCTACATCATAGCCTTCATTATTTATCTTCTCCCCATGTTGTTTTGGGCTATTCTTAGAGCAAGAATGTTCAacctatttatatatatatatatttataccaAGTTGTGTTGGAGAAAATTTTGGTTCTTCAAGTTTAAGTTCTATGGTTGCTTTTcaatgtttattttaatttcacaaattctgaaaaatgtttttattttcatccACAAACTTTCATAAAGatcacttttgtttttgttatatataatactcatatataaatataaataaatgtatATCCGCTTTTACCAATATGAGGATAGCTAATGACtttaataacaaatttgaaATGAGAGTTTCAAATTTTACCGCGGACAACACTTGAAGAACCAATCATAATTTGgtctttttgttttattatttactttaaaccaatgtttttaaaaaccaaacgaaattttaaaaattaaaaaaatagtttattattttttttaaaaaaaattgattaagaattccactcttatactttaaaaatgcaaatcatggttaaaaaatgagagaaaatatgtttaaatttaaaaaacaaaaaatgaaatgattacccaatagattaaataaaaaatatatatatataaagacaaagagaaataaatttaaaattttaaacatgaatgtagaaaaaaaagaaagaagggagTTCAAACTTCTTGTTCTTATTCTTAAATCAAAACTGTTTTTACAAACATATTTTAGAATAACACTAGTTAAGTGTGTATTCGTAAAATATATTGAAGTAGTTTTAGAATCTAGGAATAACATTATACAACAACCAtaaagaatttgaaaaaaaatatatatattaataatcaattaagaatattttaaaagatattgaAAGATATAGTTTAGATAAGATAATCTGGCTCAATTTCAACAATTGTCATTGATTTGACAAGTTGTTAATCTTGTCTCTTATGGAAATTCatctcaatttaaattaaagcaAATGTTATCATTGACTTTAATCAAATAGActtcatatataatttatataaatattcacACAAGTTCTAGCTCCTAGTGTgtgtataaatatattaaatttaataagagGCGaataagaaaaatcaaatttttttttctgttttttgaaaataagaatATTTAACCATTGATCTCCAAAAATCAATTGAATTGGGCCGGTCCCTAAtattatttaatcatattaactATATTGTTTGACTCAACTAATCTATattctatatatttatttattatatgcaTGCAAAATATGAATGCcatccaattaaaaaaaaatcatataagaCCTATTTGAtcattgttcttttttttttttttttttttttttaataatagagGATACAACATAATTTCATGATTCATGTGTATGTAAGCAacaataacatatatatttattggtaGATCATGAAGactaactttttatattttgaagtaCTAAAAAATCcccttattttttaatataatacaaatgaaaaaaagaaaaaaaaaagaaaatataaaaaataattatccaaacatGATTTAGAGAATTTTTGTTCCTAAAAATCAGAAAACATCTCTGCAAACGAATTTAAAAAGTTGAATATAaaagatttatatatatataaaaaattattaattgttttaaatggtaaattgctgaaaatattttcaaatatagcaaaatatcactatctatcaatgatagatataaACATCTATCATTGGgtaataaatcacgatagacatctatcaaacATTGTGATAGATTgcaacattttattatatttataaatagtttacccattttctaaatttgaaaacactctctataaaataaattgatagtaatcaaatcaaaagaagaaaaaaaggaaagaaaactcCATTATCATCCATGCAAGTTGTTAGGATATAAAAAAATGGTAGGATAATAATAGATTCAATGCATAGTTGAAAATAGGGTGGAAAACACCAAGTGGATTTGCATTGGATGAAATagtatattaaaatttaaaagttaagaAATGTCacataaagaagaaaaagtaagCATGAGATTATGGAAatctatagagaaaaatgatatatttgGTTAAGAGTCACATCATTCACaagtttccctttttctttgatCAAGTAGGCTCCAATTGACAAAGTTCCTCTTAAAAGGGTTTGATTTCTAACATCTTTCTTCAACTTTATTTATTATGGTTTATTTTAATGTAAAACTATTTGGGGTTtcatttaatgttttaatgggaaggaaaaagataaattataatatagatgGAAAATTGGTTATCATCTCTGGCTAAATTAAAAAAGAGTTTTgtattttgtgtaaaaaaaagtacttgaactttcaaaagtttaaaaaatatttcaatcttaaaaaaaaaaaattaaaaaatatccttaatttAGTTTCCTAaatgttattaaaattttaaaatttttaaaaatacttgtAGTGTTGGTGTATGAAAAAAATTCATTGTTTCCTCATTGGAAAACTATGTGTAAGctttcaaaagttgcattaGTATCATTAACCTTTCAAGAAAAGTTATGTCTTACTGTTTATCTACACGTAGTTAAGGCCTCccttttccattttctctctctcttctacTTCAACTTATGATCTAACACTTCtctattttccttctttttctctctctttttccatACACTCTTAGTCCCCTTTTTCTCACCCatcccttgattatcttattgttattaattatgttgttttatgttaatggtttaacatttttttttatctaaaaacGAACTTTTAATTAAAGATATATAGATTATaacaagaagaaagagaatacTGAAACTATCAAGAGATCTTTAGGACTTAAGCATAAACCTAAGTTTGGGAATCTTAAGCCTAGGGACTTAGCTAGGTAACATGGGTTTAAAAAAACTATGTTTAGGATGCATATTTAAGAAATCTAAGAATGGAATGTACATCTCAAAATCTTGGGTTTGCGGAgtattttattgtattattgattaattattagatCTTAGATATGTTTAAAATTCTCctcttaattatttattttaattggaTAATAGAGtctagtttaaataaaatattttccatatttttcaaaaataacaaaattcaaaattaaagttgtttatcttatattttagattaatAATCACTTttggtccttgaactttttttagagtaacaatttagtctctaaactttgatttgtaacgatttattctctatactttcaattttttaacaatttagtctctgaactttagtatgtaataatttagttcttttattttcaaaatcgtaacaatttagtccctaaaaaaacatcaaaattagatgtcagtttttaatattttatgatgtagacttCATATTTTGCAAAAATATTGAGTCTGTAATTAGTTTAACGGTTTATTTATGCATGAAACCTCATTAAATCTTATCATTAATTTTTACAGTAGGGACTAATTTGTTACACATTTTAAAGTACAATGATgaaattattacataaataaagtTCAGGGACTattgttacaaaatttaaagtatagggaccaaatcgttatttatataaaagtttagggattaaaagtgatttttaacctttattttatcttaaatGACTAAGTTAATACGTAAAAAATGactaatttaaacaaaattcatCGGGTAAACaactaatctaaaattaaaattatttatattactaATTTTAGtttaggaaaatttttataaatagaaaaattccaaaaatatttacactttatagcacttttagaactttttgttataaagtgtaaatatttttaaatatttttttatatttaaaaagacacctttaattaataattcaaaatcaactatttttacttttggaactttttgctctANTTTAAAAAGACACctttaattaataattcaaaatcaactatttttacttttggaactttttgctctaaaatgtaaatatttttaaatattttttttatatttaaaaagacacCTTTAGtttataattcaaaatcaactatttttattacttttgtaAGAAATAAATAGATTTCCTCGTCCATTTTGAAATTGAGATTtgattaaactttattttttttaattgttttccacaatttgatattttaattttactaaCTAGGAAAACTAACTAACTAtataaattattgtttattttgtttttggataACTAAGTTAAAAATAAAGGAATTCATTCAGATGTTGGACcctattataaattaaattatgttgGTTATTCACATCATATTgttcaaatgaaaaagatgGCGACTAATTTTATTACGATTTGCATCATGTAGAAAATAaggcaataattatttttaatatggttagttaaaaataaataaaagtattgattttacttttttttcttttaaatgttcCTCAAACTAAATGAactaaaaacatttttcttatttcttattccatgttttttatttttttagaaactaGAAGCAGAaattgtttgataattatttctgTTTATTGtttcctgaaaaaaaaaaaagaaacaaaaacagaaatttgtttgataattatttttcgtttctcgtttcttatatttttttcctaacatttttttcttattttatagtagaaatataatttacttatgtaaaataaaaaaaaatataacatgcattaaaatataaaaaagtaattataaaacatttacattattaaatacacaaaagtctttataataaattaataaatattatacaaatgttttttattttcatttgttgctaaaatttgattcacAATATTAGTCTCACtcaagtcattttttttaaatgatgttgactcaaatccaaattaattatattattataaatgacATGGTTGTAAAGTGTTAAAGTGAACCTAAATGaatgttttaataaaaaaaatgtgtatatTATAAAATTCTAACTGATTTTGATTATACTTGAAATAATaaacttatatttaaaaaaaatacataagtatgcctattttaaatttaaaattcaaaattcaagaaaatatttaaatataataaaaattatttaaaatttgaaagatcaaaataacatataaatttaaatattgaaaaattttaaaattcaaaactaaattaacttataaatataaaaaataaaaaataaaagaagaaataaaagtaATATAGCAAAGTTAAtatggaaaagaaagaaattaaaaataaaataatgcatcaactGGGGCATCAAACCCAGGATTTACGCCCAAGGATGACTTGAGTCATGTCTAACTACCAATAAGCCAAACCCAATCTTAGATCAGAAGCTAAAcaattgaaataaaatagaaaCGAAATAGGGAAACTATTTTCTGTAATTTCTCAAATttgatctaaattttaaaaacgttgctattttagaaatattgtaTAAGAACATTTATCAAACTAAtcagtttcttaaaaaataataaacagaAATATGAAATAAGAAACGAGAATGTTATTGAATGCGCCTATGGAAAAGAGGGTCTACCTCATCTCAAGTCCAACCCTTGAGACAAATActtattcatattatatattaatgttttaaCAAGATTGTACGCTAGTAGTTGAATATGTGTTAACATGTTGTTTTAGTTTAATATACAATAAAGAGATACATTGAGAAAAGACATATTGAGATTTGGATAATAATTTTGAGGACAATTAGTAGGGGTGAATAGAAAGAAAACATATGTATTACGAAATTTGTAGTGATAAAGACTTTATTAATCATTTTTGCAATTCAAATTACTCTACTTATTTTGCTTAATTAAGAagaattgaattatttgaaatGGATATTCTTTTGACCGTCCtttttgtatttgattattCATGGGTTTGTTGAGTTTTAAGGGgagattttaattttgaaattttgtgtaattttataCATTAGCTTGCTGTTTTAGTTTATGTTTGACTAATCGAAAAAGTTGGTATAAGAAAtagataaaggaaagaaaatgagAGTATATGAAGAAACAAATGAGTTCTATATAAACtgttttaaaattagttattttCTAAGTTGATATAGTTGTAATGAAACTAACTATTGCtaacacaaatttcaaaattttatgggtATTTTCTACAATTTAGCCATCATATTTGCTACTCTGTGTcatcaaatataatttctaagtatgattttgtttttatttttcatgtacCTATTTAAACCTTAATTTCTCCATaattgtcttttattttattttattactgatatattattttcattaatggaTATCTAAACTGATAAAACATGTGCAAGATAGCAAGATTGAGATATATCaatgagttattttatttatttattttttaaaaaataaactttttatcaAGATAGCGCTGGATAGTGGTGGATCTAGAACTTTGTTTAAGGGAATAGATGTATATAAGACTAGAAATTTAGTTCATTAACTTTTAGATTTGTGTTTATATATAGTCCTAAGCtttaaaaattatctaattagTCCATTAGTTCTCGAGTTTTGTGTTTaatgaatttctaaaataataattttgcaTCCAATAGGTCTCTTACATATTCAATAGTGTTAAAAATTAACTATTGTATAGACATTAAATTTAACTCTATGCTTAATAAGTATGATTGAACATCTTTTTAGAATTAATGTGTATTAACTATTgtctcgtttgataaccatttagttttttttttattttaaaaattaaatttatagactacttctacctctaaattttttcctctgatatctattttttatcaatcgcttcaaaaaaccaagccaaaatttgaaaattaaaacaagtagcttttaaaaacttgtttttatttttgaaatttggctaaaaattcaaccattgtatatAAGagagatgcaaatcatggtaaaatagggaggaaatagacttaactttaaaaaacaaaaactaaaaaagttaccaaacggggcctacataattaagaatttaaggttgaattagacacaaaaataatttttctgtTGTCCTATAGAAAAGTtacttttaaaacattttaaatctttatgagatatattagaaataaattaaaaatttataattttattagacatttttaaggaattaaagacaaaattaaaagttttagaatttatttgctacaattttcaaaaatagagaCTAAACTTATACTTTAACCAtcatataaatgtaatttaggTGCATTGCTATAAAATATGTagattaaataatactaatagattattataaaccttttactaaaatttaaaatattattatNtatatatatatatatatatatatatattatcgtGGCtaaattagactataattgactTATAGTATCATTTATATAAAGTAAGATAGCATATATTGTAAAATATCTGTGTAAATGTCGATGCAATAgcgaaattaaaaaaaaatgaaacaataattacaaaataatataaaacattaaaaattaattacaaaattaaagaacaTGAAATATTTACatacaaaataattataaattgtttatCATAAAATGAAGTggatacaaaaatgaaaaaaacataGCGTTAAACTAACATAACAtaatcaaaatagaaaaattataacattgaACATAAAAGGAATATAAAAAGcataacattaaatataacacaacatgaaaaagaaagaagaaaaagaaaactctacAAGTAGATGGAGCTTGAGAAGAAATGAGAGGAATATTAGAAAACTTACATTAATTTAAGTTTGTGGTAAAGTGATGTgaaaattcaatggaaaatatttgaatgaaaatatgtgccttttgaaaataaagatttttttaaagttaaaagagaaaaaaacttCTCTTGCACTTCCATTGAGCTAGCATAGctaaaagctaaaaaaaatcttgaaatttcgATGAAAGTATcaaaatatcgatgaaaatttcaaaattttgagaagtttcaagaaattcaagaatttgagaaaaaatcGAAATTTTCTCATGTCGAAATTTCGAGCCTATTAAATTCTCGAAATTTCGATTGAAATTTCTGTTGGTTTACAGAAATATGCAGCAGAAGAAAACATGATCATTAAGTATTCTAGTTtcttaattttgacatcaaaataaacatattcaCAGAGAATTAAGAGAGTTTCAACACATGCCTTTGAAGATCCCCTTCTTGAACGAAAtacagctgcaatcttcttcaaTTCAGCCGTGGACCATCActagatcttccctactattctcttggagacTTAAATTGaattgtgagactcaaaacaatcTTGAATTAGGGAAAAAATGGAGAGGAGGTCACTGGTTTACCAAGGCTATAATTTCTCAGCAAAGTCAGTCAATTGCATCGGAGTCTTTCAGCTGAAGCTTATGTGATATATCTTAGAATATCATGCGATCCAATTGCATCAAATTCTGTCAACTTCAACTCCAATTTTTGGTAGTGAGAATTGAATAAGGTGCTTGATTAGaaagtgggtttttccattttccaatttttcattttcctattaattttgaatccattttcaaaatcaaatgccATATCagttttttaatttcataagtaaaattgaaaatttatttgttttacaaaaattaattcaaaattaatttttctaataaaattaataattaataattaattaaacaatttaattaatttcaattaatttagtatcaaatattaaattaattaatcaccaaTTCTACTACCAAGAATcactattcatgaaattaatatttaaatcatatttatatattaatcgattctccaattacgtttaattccaaaaattaaacatataattatatcacatataattactaattcccttaattcgaatttgaatattgtaaatcaacttatcatgctattctaaggcttatgtgtttgtgagctagtaggggacctaatgaacctagatcatgggctccaacgattcgagattaactgGTTAAAttctttacactgaattaactCCTCTTCGTTAACTAcaaggtcactccactaaaacccagaATTACACtcctctcattgtagatatattgtgtccactcgatataaccatgatgaataagttaactcttcataggttgttcgtaataataacttggtcaaaaggttgtttaacccccgagattacctcttgttccttaagtcccactgatcctctaataaacaattgatttgtgatccgatcatcaaacaaAGCCCCTCttggaccaatgagagggtggggcccttgctcaagacctagaatcaacacttaagggaacagcCTCCCTACTATACttgaaagtgggtaggagtaaattgCATCTTgtaccttatgtccccagctatctacctggtcttacccttgaaatgggaggcttattgagccagcactATTGAGTCAACcttcacttatgcaaatctaaggataatcccgaataaacaggaattcatagttagctcaggattaaggttaagttacctaggtcatcgttatgaaatagtcagtcttaaatagtaaacaatgttataaagtaagagtgacttatttcttggtccgatcttatgcaaactcatNNNNNNNNNNNNNNNNNNNNNNNNNNNNNNNNNNNNNNNNNNNNNNNNNNNNNNNNNNNNNNNNNNNNNNNNNNNNNNNNNNNNNNNNNNNNNNNNNNNNNNNNNNNNNNNNNNNNNNNNNNNNNNNNNNNNNNNNNNNNNNNNNNNNNNNNNNNNNNNNNNNNNNNNNNNNNNNNNNNNNNNNNNNNNNNNNNNNNNNNNNNNNNNNNNNNNNNNNNNNNNNNNNNNNNNNNNNNNNNNNNNNNNNNNNNNNNNNNNNNNNNNNNNNNNNNNNNNNNNNNNNNNNNNNNNNNNNNNNNNNNNNNNNNNNNNNNNNNNNNNNN contains:
- the LOC120091204 gene encoding uncharacterized protein LOC120091204 → MVAIVNILYFQPRFFHGVGSEPSFRSDHSSSTERLTGAVNFPMKFLFEFVSCCVPVNMSRIENPEETEAPGVKEVRSLAPITTRKHRRRKRSASLPSAAKLAVDWKPSLGAISEDKVVLVVMEREKSDEQTAESERSVKRKSGSRDGESRGVHGRNNSNDFSIRRSPAAIPVVIPAFSPTPFLF